Below is a window of Chryseobacterium arthrosphaerae DNA.
CTTCTGTCTGAATCGGCGCAAACCCGATAAAGTTCTTCGGATCTAAAACTTCTTTTAATTTTGATTTATCCAGTTTTAAAGAATCATCGTTTAAGATTCTTTCGATCAGGTCATTTTCTTTTCCTTCTTCCTTCACTTTTTTGGAAGCTTCCATAGAATGAACTCTGATCACTTCGTGAATTTCCTGACGGTCACCACCGGCTTTCACTTCTTCCATGATGATATATTCTGTTGCCATGAAAGGAAGCTCTTCTTCAATATGCTTATTGATTCTGTTCGGATATACTACAATTCCGTTCATGATGTTGTTCCAGATCAATAAGATGGCATCTACAGCAAGGAACGCCTGAGGAATTGTCAGTCTCTTGTTGGCAGAGTCATCCAATGTTCTTTCAAACCATTGTGTAGAAGCAACCATTGCAGAACTTGTCGTCAAAGACATTACATATTTTGCCAATGCACCGATTCTTTCACTTCTCATTGGATTACGCTTATAAGCCATTGCTGATGAACCGATCTGGTTTTTCTCGAACGGCTCTTCAATTTCCTTAAGGTTCTGAAGTAAACGTAAATCGTTGGTGAATTTATGGGCAGACTGAGCGATATTTCCTAATAAAGCCACTACTTTAGCATCAATCTTTCTATCATAAGTCTGGCCTGAAACTCCGAACACTTTTTCGAAACCGAATCTTTTGGAAAGTTCTTTGTCTAAGTGTTTTACTTTGGAATAATCTCCATTGAACAGTTCAAGGAAACTTGCAGCGGTTCCTGTAGTACCTTTTACTCCTCTGAAACGAAGGGTTTCAAGGAAGAAGTCCAATTCTTCAATATCAAGAACCAGACTCTGTAACCAAAGCGTTGCTCTTTTTCCTACAGTTGTCAGCTGTGCAGGCTGAAAGTGTGTAAATCCTAAGGTAGGAAGGTCTTTGTACTGAATCGCAAAGTCTGCTAAGTTTTTCATTACATTCACCAACTTTTTCTTCAGGATTAAAAGTCCGTCACGGATCTGAATCAAGTCTGTATTATCTCCTACAAAAGCTGAAGTAGCTCCCAAGTGAATAATTCCTTTTGCTGAAGGCGCCACATCACCATAGGTGTGAACGTGAGCCATTACATCATGACGGAATTTCTTTTCGTATTCTGCTGCTTTATCAAAATCGATATTTTCAGCATTAGCTTTTAATTCAGCAATCTGCTCGTCTGTAATCTCAAGACCTAAATCTTTTTCGATCTCAGCTAAAGCGATCCAAAGCTTTCTCCAGGTACGGAATTTGTTATTGTGTGAGAAATTAAACAACATTTCTTCACTGGAATAGCGCTCTTCCAATGGATTTTTGTAGGAATTCATTCGTTCTTTTACTTTTTAGATGTACAAAAATACGGTTTTTCAGTGAGAGATGAAAATACAGTTTTTATGATTTTTAATCTTTATGATGTATTGCTGTTGCCTTTGAATATATTATATTATTGAAGTTGTTACAGATGATATAGAACGCATGAAATAATGAAAAATCTGCGTAATCAGCTTAATCTGCGAGCGGATTCTATTGCCAATGATGGAAGAATGTTGTTGGAAAAACGCCAAGGCGCTATTGTTTATTTTATTCTGTTTTTAAGGCGCTAAGATCTTATCTCCGATAAAATTGAATGCTGTTTATTTGTAAGAATTGTTTTTCTGTCCTCAACATACTCAAAGAATGAAAATCAGCGTAATCTGCTTAATCCGCGAGCGATTATGTTGCTATGGATATACAATGCTTTATATTAAAACAGGCCATCTCAAAAGATGGCCTGTTCTTCATTATTATTCCGGAATCAGAATTAATCAATAAGTCCGCAAGGTGATCCTACAGGAATACATTTTCTTACAAACGAACACCAGAAGTACCCTGAAAGGCACATCGGGATACCTCCCTGAACTGTTTTCAATTCTTTTTTTGAAAGTTTTCTTAAGTTTTTCATAATAACATTTTTTTGATTTTTTCCTACTCTATATGCTTTTCGGATTCTGCTTTAATTTGGTATTACCAATATACATATTTTTCAGCCAAAAAAACATAACCTATTCATTTTATATTACTTGTACCTAAAACTACCGTATTATTTTTTTTTGAATGTTGCTTGCAGGAATATTCTGCTGATAACGTTGAGTCATAAAAAAACCACCCTTTCAGGTGGCTATGATCTTCTGATATCAGGTCTTATTGATAGATGGTTACATCGTCTTTCTTAATCTGATAGCTTTTTTTATAGGGAATCAAAACATAGGTTTCTTTAATGTAGCTTCCGCTTTTCCATATTTTAGCTTTTCCTTCTCTTTCAAGAATAATGCTCTTTGCCATTCCATCAGGGATAAAGATTTCAGCCTTTTTCATGTCTTTACTGAAAATAACAGCTGTCATTGTAGCAGAGCTTTTATCCGAGGTCACTTCCTTTAATTTGATTTTCTGTTCGAAAACTCTTACACAGTTATTTCTGAGTTGAGAATAGGTATAACCTGCAGAGTTGATACATCCGTGAACATCCCTGTCCCCGCCCAAAACCGGAGTTTTTTGTTGAGCAAAAGCTAAAGAGGCAAGGAACATCGAAGTAAATAAAATTGGTTTTTTCATATTTAAATTATTAATGTTTTCAATTGGTAAAAGTATTTCACAAAATAAAGATATTAATTTCATTTTTAGCTGCAAAAATCATTATTTCTCAATAGCTTTTTATCCGGATGAACATTATCCGTATACAGAAGTTCTTTGAATATGGTTCTGAAGTCTCGTGATGAATCTTAAATATCCTACGATAAACTGCGAATGACAGTAGCCTTTTCTGACATTTTGAGAAATTTTATTTTTATATCTTCATAAAAAAAGCCACCCTAACGAGTGACTTTAATCTTTTTATATTTTGACTTTATTGATAGATAACAATATTGTCCTTTTTAAGCTGATAACCGCTTTTTTTGAAAGGCGCTAATACGTATCCGTCTTTTTTCCAGGCTTTTGCTTTTCCTGTTCTGGTAAGAACAATGCTACCTCCTTCTGCATCCTTAACAAAAACCTCAGCTTTCTTCATGTCTTTACTGAAAATAACAGCTGAAATATAATCACCTTTTGAAGCGACCTCTTTTAATTTTATTTTCTGCTCAAAAGTACGTACACAATCTTTCTTAACTTGTGAATAGGTATATCCCGCTGAACCAATACACCCATGGGCATCTTTATCGCCACCTAAAACCGGTGTTGTCTGTGCGAAAGCTAAGGAACCAAGGAACATTGCGCTGAATACAATCGTTTTTTTCATGTTGTCTGTCTATTATGATAATTGCGGGTGGTATTAATAAAAACCATGCCAAAAGATTGGAAAAAAATGTCTTTTAGAATAACTTCTACTGACAGTGATTTTACAGGATGTTATCATAATACTCCATGTTTATCATAATTCGAAATATTTTTCGCTAAAAGAAATAAATATGATAAAAATAAAACTATCATTTGTCATTTAAAACAATATTTCTACATTTAGAGAGAAAATAACCACAAAACTAATATTTCATGAAATTAAAAATCTACTCTGCATTTTTCCTGCTGACATCAGCTCTGTTTTTTTCACAAAATGTGAGTTTCACGGATGCCAATTTTAAAAATGCCTTACTTCCCTACCACGATGCCAACGGGGATGGAGAAATCTCCAATACGGAGGCTAAGAACGCTACGCTGATCATGATCGACACCAATTACGGTATCACTAATATTGACGGAATAGAGGCATTTACCAATCTGAATATGCTCTTTATAAGGAACAACCCTCTTTCCTCGCCGGTGAACCTCAGTCAGAGTCCCCAACTAACCAACCTTGTGCTTTACGGTGCAGCCATACCATCAATCAACCTTACAGGCTTAACACAGTTAAAAAAGATAACAGTAACGTTATCCCAGGGTGCTGCAATAGACCTCACCAATAAACCTCTGCTCGAAGAACTGTTTATAGCCGGTGAATTTGGTATTGGAGGGGTCAGCACTTTGGATGTGACGCAAAATCCTGTATTAAAAACATTATGGCTTAATGACAGCAGCCCCAATACCATTAATGTGACCCAGAATCCTTTATTGGAAACCCTGGTTATCCAGCAAAATCCCAATTCACCCAACAGCTTAACTTCTTTGAATGTTACCCAAAATCCAATGCTTAAAATACTGACTTTAGGTGGAAACAAAAACCTTCCTTCCATAGATGTAAGCATGAATCCGGTATTAAGTATGCTGAATATCGGGGCCACCGCAATAACTTCCCTGAACCTCAGCAACAATCCTTTATTAAAATATCTGGCCATAGATCACTGCGATTTTTCAGGTGGCATAGATCTGTCCAATCTCACACTTTTAGAAGAGCTGAATGCCAACGATTCTTCATTAACGCATTTAGATTTTACGAATAATGCCAATTTACATACTTTAAGTTTCAGCAATAACTATATTACCAGTTTAAACCTCGCTCCTCTGGTGAAACTGAAAAACTTTCACAGTGCCAATAATCTCTTTACCGCTATAGACCTAAGCAATAATCATAATCTTACCTATGCGGATTTTATGTCTAATCAGCAGGTACAGTACATTAACATGAAAAATGGTAATAATCATAATATGACGTGGCTTACGAACATGGACTATCAGTTCATGCCTCAATTAAGAGGTTTCTGCGTGGATGATGTAAATTCACCTTACGGTATCAAGGTAAAACAGACGCTTAATAATACAGTATTAGTTACTTCTGACTGTTCCCTGCTTTCGACCCGGGAAAATCCATTGCAGAGCAACCGTTTTACATTATTCCCCAACCCGGCAGATGATAAAGTATTTATAGAGAGTCCGGAAGACCTGCTGGAGTATTCTGTTTTTTCAGTTTCGGGCCAGAAGATACAATCAGGCGTTTTCAGGAAAGGAGAACAATCTATAGATCTAAAGAATCTGATTAAAGGAACGTATATTATTCAGATCAGGACAGACCGTCAGACGTTTACTGAGAAGATCATTAAGAGATAAAAAACGTATTCATATAACAAAGCCTTGTCATGATCATCTGACAAGGCTTTTGTTTTTAAAATATATTAAAAGTTTATCCCGGAGTTATTTTGTCCAGTTGATTTTTGAATGTTTTACATCCTGAGAGTTCGTACCAATCATGATATCGAATTCTCCCGCTTCCCAATCATATTTCAGATCTCCGTTATAGAATTTCAGATTTTCAGGGGTAATATCAAAGGTTACTTTTCTTGATTCTCCTTTTTTCAAAAATACCTTCTGGAAACCTTTCAGCTCTTTTACCGGTCTTGTAATACTTCCCACCATATCTCTGATGTATAGCTGAACCACCTCGGCGCCATCATAGTTTCCGCTGTTGGTTACGGTAACAGATGCCTGAACGGTTTGATTTCCTTTCGGATTGGCATTGGAAACCGTAATATCAGAATAATTAAATTTCGTATAGCTTAATCCGTACCCGAAAGAATATAACGGCGTATTACATTCATCCATATAATTGGAACGGAATCTTTCGTAGGTACATTTATCTACTTTATCCTGGCTCAGCGGACGGCCTGTATTTTTAGCATTATAATAGATAGGAACCTGCCCCAGGCTTCTCGGGAAGGTCATCGGCAGTTTTCCTGAAGGGTTTACTTTTCCGAACAGTACATCAGCAATTGCATTTCCTGCTTCAGATCCTGCAAACCAGGCATTCAAAATTGCATCCGGAGTATCTTTTACATTGGTAAGAGCCAATGGACGTCCCGTGAAAAGGACCATCGCAATAGGTTTTCCGGTTTTCTTCAGCTCGTTTAATAAGTCTACCTGAGACTGAGGAATTGTAATTTCTGTTCTGGAAGAGGATTCTCCGCTCATCTCTGCAGATTCCCCGATAGCCAGAACAATTACATCTGCTTTATTGGCTACATCAACCGCTTCTTTTAATAGTTGTTCTTTTGAGCGGTTATCACGGTCTGTTTTCTTTCCGTGAGCAGCATAGATATCTTCCAGCCTGGCATCGTAATCAATGTTTGCCCCTTTAGCAGAAAGGAATTTCACTTCTTTACCGTAGTTTGCCTGTAACCCCTGCATTAAATTGACTGAGACTGCATGTTTGGTAGCGACACTCCAGGTTCCGGCCATATTCAAAGAGTTGTTGACCAATGGGCCTATCACAGCGACTGTTCCTGACTTTTTCAAAGGGAGTACCTGATTTTCATTTTTCAGTAAAACCATAGACTGGGCTGCAACATTTCTCGCAATGTTACGGTTTTCCATGTTGTAAACTTCTTTTGCAGCCAGCTTTGCGTCTCCATGCTTGTAAGGATTGTCAAATAATCCCAGATCATATTTTGCTTCAAGAATTCTTTTCGCTGCTGCATCAATTTCAGCCTGGGTCACCTTACCTTCAGAAAGAGATTTTTTAAGGGTTGTTAAAAATCCCTCTCCTACCATATCCATATCCACTCCGGCTTTCAACGCCAAGGCAGAAACCTGCTGCAGATCCCCCATTCCATGTTCCACCATTTCGTTGATCCCGGTATAATCAGTCACTACAAAACCTTTGAATTTCCATTGGTTCCTCAGTACTTCAGTCTGCAGCCATCTGCTACCTGTTGCCGGAACTCCATCTACTTCATTGAAAGAAGCCATTACAGAAGCTACCCCTGCATCTACAGCGGCTTTATAGGGTGGAAAATATTCGTTGAACATTCTCACATGGCTCATATCAACTGTATTATAATCACGGCCAGCCTCTCCGGCTCCATACAGTGCAAAGTGCTTTACACAAGCCAGTATATTGGTACCGTTTGCCAGATCTTTGCCCTGGTAGCCGTATACCATGTTCTTGGAGATTTCGCTTCCCAGGTAAGGGTCTTCTCCGGAACCTTCAGAAACTCTTCCCCATCTCGGTTCACGGGAAATATCCACCATTGGCGAAAATGTCCAGTTGATACCGTCAGATGCGGCTTCTCTTGCTGCTACCCTCGCAGACTGCTGTACAAGGTTCATATCCCATGACGCGGCAAGTCCTAAAGGAATCGGGAAGGTGGTTTCATAGCCATGAATCACATCCATACCAAAGATCAAAGGGATCTTAAGACGGCTTTTTTCAATAGCCACTTTCTGAACGGCCTTTATTTTATCTGCTCCTTTTATATTGAACAGTCCTCCTACGAGTCCCTGTTCCACTTTTTTTCCGATATCTGAACTCTGGGCCTGGCCTGTGGTAAAATCTCCTGAAGTCGGCAGGTTCAGCTGGCCAATCTTCTCATCCAAAGTCATTTTAGATAAAAGATTGTCTACAAAGGCTTTCTTTTTAGCCTGATACTGAGCGGTCTGATAGGCCTGAACCGGCTTATCCACCATTTCCTGAGCGGAAAACACAGGTGAAAGTGCTAAGGTTGCAAGTACAATTAACTTTTTCATAAATCGATCTTCTTATTATTATTGTTTTATATTTTTTTGCTTAGTTACAAGTTAGTCTTCTTCAATTTCATTGTGACCGGTAAGCAGCTTTCACTGATAAATGATCTCCTGCTTGATGCTTTCAATAGTATTCGTGACTTTATTCTCCGTATACCATTCTATAGTATTTCCGTATTCATCATATTTTTCGGTAGAAAAATTGGTGGGTGAAAAAAATTCTGCATGGGTTTTCTTTTCATTTTCGATATAGTGTATGGCAATAAGCTCATCTTTTTTATTATACTCATTCACCCTTCCTTCAAGGTATTCCAATCTGTTTTCTCCCCCCGAGTAATCATCATAATCGTCTTTTGTTTTGCAGTACACACTTCCGTAATGAATATTGTATTGGTCAAAATATTCAATTTCTTCAAGTTGAGGGGTAAGGCGGTCTTTAGAAAAATCCGGACGGTAAAATGATGTCTCATGTAATGTAAGGTTGTCAAATTCATCATAATTGAAAATTTCAAGATGAATATGTTTCATTATTTTACTGAATGTGTCTTGATCTTCGGTTTGCATATAATGTTTAAACAAATGCAGTTTTTCTTCATTATATAGGAAATCACCAATTCTTATCACCCGATCTGTTTCATCAGAGACGATATATTTAATCCGGTCACCTTCTCTTTCAATAACCATATTATCCGTAAATTCATAAGTTTTCATGACTGTAGGATACTCAGCATTGATATATTTTTTCCAGACGTGACATGTTTTTTGATCTTCACTGTAAACCGTAGTGATATGATAAGAGTCTTCATATCCTTTGATATCAAAAATCACTTCTGTAAGCCTTTCTCCCTTGAATGTATAACTGATTTCGTCGTTATCTGCTTTCAAAATGATAAACTTTGTCAGGGCGTTTTCTTCTTCGATATTCTTTTCCAGCCATTCTTTAGATATCAAAGCATAAGTTTCAAATTGATCCGGTCCTTCAAATGGGTTTTTAATGGAAATGCTACATCCTGTAATATTTTTGGAACGATCATAAGTCTGTTGCAAATAATAATGTTCATGATGCTCATATATTGTTTCAAATCTTTCAGGATCTTTAAAGTTCAGATCTCTGATTTTTTTTAAATTTTCAAAAAAGGCAGAAGTTACCAGGTCTCCATTCTGAAAACGATGAACCTCACGGATATTCTTTTTATTTCCGCTAAAGCTTTCTATAAATATCTCGTCAAGGTCAATCATTATTTATTTTTTTCTTTCTTTTTAGACAGCATCCATTCATACAGCTGTGGATTTGAATAGGCAGAATCCCATGAGTTATGATTATCATTCGGGAATATGACCAGTTCTGCTGATGGATTTACAGGATGAAGTTTCTGATAAAATTTGAAAGCATTTTCCGGCAGTACAATATCATCCATACCTCCGTGGAATATTTTCATATTCAAATCTTTAAATCTATCAATATTTGCGGTCATTACCTGATCCGTAGGAGCGCAGACTGAAACTACTGCCGCAAACATTTCGGGATGCTCCATCGCCAGTTTCAAAGTACCCCATCCGCCCATAGAAAGCCCTGTCAGATAGATTCTTGAAGGATCAATCTTATATTTTTTCTGAATTTCTTTTATTAAATTATACACTGTAACGGTATCCCACCACATTCCTTCCGGACACTGGGGTGCAAGAATAGCTACCGGTTCTTTGATCAGATTTTTATAGGTGAACGGACTGTGTGCTTTTACCAGTTCAAGGTTATTTCCTCTTTCTCCGGAACCGTGAAG
It encodes the following:
- the purB gene encoding adenylosuccinate lyase, with amino-acid sequence MNSYKNPLEERYSSEEMLFNFSHNNKFRTWRKLWIALAEIEKDLGLEITDEQIAELKANAENIDFDKAAEYEKKFRHDVMAHVHTYGDVAPSAKGIIHLGATSAFVGDNTDLIQIRDGLLILKKKLVNVMKNLADFAIQYKDLPTLGFTHFQPAQLTTVGKRATLWLQSLVLDIEELDFFLETLRFRGVKGTTGTAASFLELFNGDYSKVKHLDKELSKRFGFEKVFGVSGQTYDRKIDAKVVALLGNIAQSAHKFTNDLRLLQNLKEIEEPFEKNQIGSSAMAYKRNPMRSERIGALAKYVMSLTTSSAMVASTQWFERTLDDSANKRLTIPQAFLAVDAILLIWNNIMNGIVVYPNRINKHIEEELPFMATEYIIMEEVKAGGDRQEIHEVIRVHSMEASKKVKEEGKENDLIERILNDDSLKLDKSKLKEVLDPKNFIGFAPIQTEEFVKNEVQPIIDQNKDLIGLEADLKV
- a CDS encoding bacteriocin-like protein, which produces MKNLRKLSKKELKTVQGGIPMCLSGYFWCSFVRKCIPVGSPCGLID
- a CDS encoding T9SS type A sorting domain-containing protein, which translates into the protein MKLKIYSAFFLLTSALFFSQNVSFTDANFKNALLPYHDANGDGEISNTEAKNATLIMIDTNYGITNIDGIEAFTNLNMLFIRNNPLSSPVNLSQSPQLTNLVLYGAAIPSINLTGLTQLKKITVTLSQGAAIDLTNKPLLEELFIAGEFGIGGVSTLDVTQNPVLKTLWLNDSSPNTINVTQNPLLETLVIQQNPNSPNSLTSLNVTQNPMLKILTLGGNKNLPSIDVSMNPVLSMLNIGATAITSLNLSNNPLLKYLAIDHCDFSGGIDLSNLTLLEELNANDSSLTHLDFTNNANLHTLSFSNNYITSLNLAPLVKLKNFHSANNLFTAIDLSNNHNLTYADFMSNQQVQYINMKNGNNHNMTWLTNMDYQFMPQLRGFCVDDVNSPYGIKVKQTLNNTVLVTSDCSLLSTRENPLQSNRFTLFPNPADDKVFIESPEDLLEYSVFSVSGQKIQSGVFRKGEQSIDLKNLIKGTYIIQIRTDRQTFTEKIIKR
- the bglX gene encoding beta-glucosidase BglX, with product MKKLIVLATLALSPVFSAQEMVDKPVQAYQTAQYQAKKKAFVDNLLSKMTLDEKIGQLNLPTSGDFTTGQAQSSDIGKKVEQGLVGGLFNIKGADKIKAVQKVAIEKSRLKIPLIFGMDVIHGYETTFPIPLGLAASWDMNLVQQSARVAAREAASDGINWTFSPMVDISREPRWGRVSEGSGEDPYLGSEISKNMVYGYQGKDLANGTNILACVKHFALYGAGEAGRDYNTVDMSHVRMFNEYFPPYKAAVDAGVASVMASFNEVDGVPATGSRWLQTEVLRNQWKFKGFVVTDYTGINEMVEHGMGDLQQVSALALKAGVDMDMVGEGFLTTLKKSLSEGKVTQAEIDAAAKRILEAKYDLGLFDNPYKHGDAKLAAKEVYNMENRNIARNVAAQSMVLLKNENQVLPLKKSGTVAVIGPLVNNSLNMAGTWSVATKHAVSVNLMQGLQANYGKEVKFLSAKGANIDYDARLEDIYAAHGKKTDRDNRSKEQLLKEAVDVANKADVIVLAIGESAEMSGESSSRTEITIPQSQVDLLNELKKTGKPIAMVLFTGRPLALTNVKDTPDAILNAWFAGSEAGNAIADVLFGKVNPSGKLPMTFPRSLGQVPIYYNAKNTGRPLSQDKVDKCTYERFRSNYMDECNTPLYSFGYGLSYTKFNYSDITVSNANPKGNQTVQASVTVTNSGNYDGAEVVQLYIRDMVGSITRPVKELKGFQKVFLKKGESRKVTFDITPENLKFYNGDLKYDWEAGEFDIMIGTNSQDVKHSKINWTK
- a CDS encoding carboxylesterase family protein, translating into MKLKHIPLLLLPFSLQLNAQEIKGELNKEIKRTEKISYILDYPQNTKGNVPLIVFLHGSGERGNNLELVKAHSPFTYKNLIKEPVAILAPQCPEGMWWDTVTVYNLIKEIQKKYKIDPSRIYLTGLSMGGWGTLKLAMEHPEMFAAVVSVCAPTDQVMTANIDRFKDLNMKIFHGGMDDIVLPENAFKFYQKLHPVNPSAELVIFPNDNHNSWDSAYSNPQLYEWMLSKKKEKNK